The following nucleotide sequence is from Fusarium graminearum PH-1 chromosome 1, whole genome shotgun sequence.
TAGTATGTGATGATACTTTTTATTGTCcgacagagacaagaggaACACATAcacaagaagagaaaaagaccAGCTCGCGTGAGCTTTCTAGAACAACACaccatcttgtcttcaatcTCGAGTCCAGGACACACAACTAACACacaatctcatctccaagTTCAGGGTATGTTGCAGAGTGATGCCCCACTAAAGTAGGTCAGCACGCGGATCTCGCTAAGCCGCAGCCGCCACTAACTTTAGTACATAAGGTATGCAAAAATTCTGCTCcgatttttcttttcttttcctttctcttcacGCAACATCGTCTCCTCGACGGCGCCGATAACATCCAAAATTGGCGTCTCGACCACCTCAGTCTCCTCAACGGGTGGTCATCATTGAAGGGGAGGCTGTTGCTAGACTAATACTGCCGCTTGTTTGAGGGAGGCCATACGCTTTTGTGTGGTGGTTTCCTATGGTTTATCTGTGGCTACATATCTTTCCCTCCAAATCTTTGTGATGTTTTGTCGTAGAACCGCGGTTCATCATGTCTAAAGACCAAGGGCGTCTAGTCAACCGACGATGTTCACCATGATATCAGGCTTGTCTAGTACTTTGCCGTTTGCGGTCGCTCATGCTTGAGACTGAATTGATTCTTTTCGCCGCCCACGCCGTGAGGATGGGTATGGCTGGTGAATTTAAGTCGACGAGGGAGAACCAAAAGGGCTTGCGCTCATGAAAGGTCACCGGCGTGAGGCAGACTCTGCCACCAGTTCGAGTAAAGACAGGTCATATCCATTCAATGAGGCCTTGTTTCATACAAGTTCTCGTTGTATGAAGCAAGTTGGCGAACAATATCTTCAGTGTTAATATTTCACACGATACCTGCGTAACCATGGAAGTCAAGATAACGAGTCTCCGAGCCACGGATTCAATCTACAAGCCGCCACAGATACCGAGATACCGGCATATTTCTACCGGATTCCGAGGAACATGTCGAATGCCGAAACTAGGACCAAATTCCGGGACTGGACTCATCACAAGCAATTTTAACGAGTGGATGCCAATATATGAAAAATACTCAAAGATGTTTAATTCTTGGTGGACTCTATTCCAATCGTGTTAAACTAATAATAATAAGATATTCATAATCAATAGACTCCAAAGTGTCCCATGTTGAATTCGTTCCCCAGATATCATCCGCACATTTAATCATTTAACTCGCTTTGATACACCAACCCATCGTCTCCCCTTTTAAGCAGGCGCAGTGCCCTTCCAGTACTTGGTTTGGATAAAAGGCATCTTGGTCACAGTACCCTTGCGTGCCTTTCCTCGGACAACAACGTCCACCTCGGTGCCGGCCTTTTGGTTGCCGCTCTTGATGTAGCCCATGGCGATGTTCTTACCGAGCGTGGGGCTGGGTACGCCGCTGGTGATGACTCCGATCTTCTCGCCGTCCTTGTGGATTTCGGCGCCCTCTCGAGCTGGAGCTCCGTCGACATAGAGGCCGATGCGGCGGCGCTCGACTCCAGATCCGCCCTTGCTCTTTGGTGTGAGCTGGGGGATGATGGTTTCCGCGCCGTGGAAGCCACCGGATTCACGACGGGCAGGGGGAATGATCCAGCTCAGGCCGGCCTCGACTGGTGTTGTGGTGTCGTCGAGGTCGTGGCCGTAAAGACACATGCCGGCCTCGAGACGGAGAGAGTCACGAGCACCGAGGCCAGCGAGTTGCAGACGCTCAGGGCCAGCCTTGCTCATAAGAGACTGAATAGCAGGCGTCGTTGTCTCAAAGGCGGGATAATCTTTGCCGTTGAATGAGATTTCAAAACCATCCTCTCCTGTGTATCCACCACGGCTGATGAGGACAGGGTGAGTCTTGCTGCCATCGGAGAGCTTCAACTCAGCCCAGACAGCGTTACCAAAATAGAGCTTTGTGAGATCAACGTCGCTGGCGAGGACTTCATTGAGGACCTCAGCACTCTGGGGACCCTGCAGGGCAACAAGACCAGAGTTGTCGAGACGAGTCCACTGGACATCACCGCCGAACTTGCCGAGTTGCTCGTCAATGTACTTGGTGTCCTTGTCGAGACAGGCGCCGTTGGTGACAACGTAGTAAGTATCCTCGCCAATTCTGGTGACAACCGAGTCGTCCACAATACCTCCAGTATTGGGCCAAAGGAAAGTCGTCAGCTTGCTCTGCATGTTACCCTGGTTTGTCCAATCCGAGGGCGTCACTTTCTCCAGGAAAGCAGCTGcgtccttgcccttgaagaTGTGCTGAACCATGTGGCTTACATCAAAGAGTGAGGCATGCTCGCGGGTGAAGTGGTGAGATTGAGCGAGCGAGAGACCCGAGTACTGCACGGGGAGCGAGTAGCCAGCAAAGGGAACCAGCTTTCCACCATTGGCGATGTGGAAGTCGTACAAAGGAGTCTTCTTGAgatcagaagaagaacctccAGAAGCACATCTTACGCTCTGTTGCGACACTCTCAAAGCCGCAAGTGACGTAGGCCGCGCGGTGGTAGATGATAGAACACGGGGACCAGCTCTCGCGGCTAAGCTGAGGCTCTTCATGATGTATGCAATTGACGGAATTAAGTGTAAGTGAGGAGGAGAGTCAACTGGTCAGGGAATagagtgaagaagaaagagaggaagtCTGTAGAACAAGTTTAAACTACGAAAACAATCGAAGGGGGGCGCTTAAAGACGAGTACAGTACAGACAGTACCGTTCGCTTTACTTATCATGCAAGTTACCCAAACCAAGTAAGCCAATTGACTGTTTGACTCTGGTGGGGTTGTCACCGAGTCACCACGGCCTACACCTCCGAAAACCGACCCCAGACCCCCCGGAACGCCCTCCGAGGCCCGACAATGAGGGGGCCCAGGGACCTAAACTTGGGGGAAATAAATCCACCGCGGCAAATCCACAGCAACAATCATCCTCATAATAAGCGAATATCCCAACTTTCATGTGTTAAAAGCTTCATTCTTACGCACGATGTAGTAGCTGAAGTGCTGCGGCTGACTACCAATAACTCAAAAGTATGCCATTACAAGCTGATGCTTCTCGTCCTCAGCTCGTCGTCTAGCGTGAACCCTCTAAGCTCGCCAACTCGGAACTGACCTGCTCTGACCTGACCCTTacttgacgacatcaagtcGCTTCCGTGATAAACAAGATGTTGCGAGAGACAAAAATCTCCCTTCTAGACTTTCATACTAGTTTCCTTTACTTTTGCTCGAAACTGTACTTCAACCAGCCTCCCAGCGCTCGGAGACTCTCCCATCGTAcgttctcatcatcggaCTGCATGAGCTCCATGATCCGTCTCTTGAGGCCCACCTTCTCCAGTTGGTATCTCTTCTCGGGAACCTCCTTAACCAGGCACCCAACGTCATTGCAAGCAATGGCGAGCACCTGCTTGTCATTATCCCAGGGCTGTTGCATAATTTCGGCCAGCTTTCGTGGAATTGTTCCGTTCTCAAactcgaggatcttgcgGGCATTCTCAGCCCAAAAGACAGTGTTTCGGTGAGGGGGCGACCATCGAAGGTGACCAGATTGAACCTCGGCAATATATTCGTCGAAAGtagtcttggtcttggtgtaCTCCTCGAGCatttccttgagcttggacaGATCCTCCAGTAGGTCAGGGTCAGTCAAGTGACGGCCGCTGATGTTCTCGAGCAGAGCAGGGAGGCGAGCCAGAACTGCGGTGGGCAAAAGTGATTTTTGattcttgtcgaggaggtTGTAGAGTGTGGAAAGAATCAATCGAGTCGTCTTTTCCTTGGGGGATAGTCGTAGAAGATGAGTAtaaagaagaacaatgtcGTACTCGCTGCGCGGTATTAGTTGTGCGTCATTTCTCGCATTCACAAGCACTTACTCATTAAGGTCATCGCCAatctcctcagcctcgaaGCTTATCTGCCAGATGACAAGGAGAGCGTGGTAGAGAAGCTGGAGTCCAACACCTCCACCAAGGGAGCCTCCAAAGCCAGTGGATGCGGTGCCCGTGTTGCCGCTCCAGAGACTAGCAGAAGAGCTTCCACCGTTTCCAATATTGGCAGCAGtctggaggatcttgatAAGAGGGGCAATTGTTTCGCTTTGCTGGTTCCAAAACTGCTCCCTTGCGGCATGTCCAAAGAGGAGACCGGAGTATTCTTGCACAGCAATATCTTGTAGCCCAGCATCGTTGCTCTTGGCCAAGCCAGAGAGGTAGGTGAAAATCACAGGCAAGGCCTGGAGTGTCGATCGCGACTCATCTCGAGCAAGAGCCATGAGAGTGGTAAGCGCATGCGCTGTAAGCAATGGAATAGGATCCTCGGCATTGGTCGAGTTGAGTAGAGGCAAAAAATGTCGGTAAGGTTCCTTTGTTTTGAAGAGAGCCTTGGCTAGGGATGGGACGGCTGCGCGAAAAAGGTCATGTTAGCTTTGAGGATCTGGTTATGACGAAACGTGCAGCTGAGGAAGTAGACATGCTGGCACCACTACTTCCGCATATCGCAAACATGTCAAGGGATTGTTCTTACCCTCGAGAAGATCGCCAAGCAAAACGAGGATGTACTGGATCACGTTCGCATGCTTTCCTGCCGTCTCGAGGACACTCGTCTTTCCTTCATCGCCGACAAACAAGACACGGTATCCATCAATGTCTCCTGAAACAATCTCCTTTCTTTGCTCGGGCTTCTTTGCCTTATCTACAGCTCGGATCTTCGCATACTGTTCTTCGGTGAGGGTGCCGGCCCTGACAGCACCGTCCCAGGGAATAGGTCGCTGACGGATGTTGCTCTGGAGAGAGGCCAAGTACGTCGGCGGGTCGAGGGACATGATTACAGCGTCGCAGCTGCGAGCAGCGAGCGGATCGTTAAAAGTATGGACCAGGTAAGGTAATTCTAGGATGCGGGGTCGGAAGGAGGAAAGCGGCGATGGAGGGGGATGGAGgagctgatgagatgaggtCGTTGGTGATGCAACCAACTTGAACCGCGCGGAGCGTCACAGGGCATAGCACCAAGCTTCCAAGTCTACCTCTAACCTTGACTTGGAGCTTGTTCGGGTAGCCACACTAAGCGATCCACACCTTGAAAGCTGCATGTGGCGCGATATGTGGCTGCCCAACTCTTCCTTGTCGAGTTTCCTAGTTTCCCCAAGCTGACGACACCACTAAAGATCAAGTCCAGACCGACGTGGATTTAATCCCTGAAAGCGCGCTCCCAGCCTCCGAGTTTCGTTTCCCTGTCAAATAGTCACAGCACTTTAGCAAAAGCGCCAATAAGACGAATAAACTAGAGTATTATGCCCCTGAATAGTTTAATTAAAATCTGCATCATGCAAAAAGAAACGCTCGCCTGCCCTGATTGAGTCGCGATCTATTCCGGGGTGGCCCTGGGCGTGTAAGTGGTGATGACATTCATCCAGTGTGTCCTAAATCTGCAGGTGGTCTAGCTCCAGGGCCGAACTGGATGGATTACAGGGGACTTGGGGACTTGGGACTGCTATCGATCGGTCGTTGTCCAGTGAGCGAACAATTGGCGGCGTAGTAGGAGGTATTGTGAGCTGGCACCCCGCCATGGAGTGAGGTGCATTGCATCCATCACTCGCCTGCTGTCCAACACCGAGTCCACATCTTGACCGACAGCAAAGAGGTGAATTGACCGCAAAACAATCAATAGCGCTGAGTCTTCTCCGTAGAAAAAACCGTTGCGTCGTGTTCAAGCTGATTCGCCGTCGGGTGGACCAGGTCCCCTTCTTCCGCCTGTGTCAGGTTCCCCATCTAGGAAAATCGAAGAGGCTGGTGTAAGTCCCAAGGTCTAAGCAGGAGGTTGGGACGCAAGAGAAGCCTTCGTCGCAGCCCACCACCAGCCGCTTAAAACTCTTGGTGCAGCGCCCAGAACTCAAAGTTACcgtttcttgtctcttcccATTTTTTCCTGCTTGTAATCGACTGACTCACTAACCCTTTCGTTCGCTGAGAAACTTGGGATactttctttctcatctcacctcatctcatctctcagACTCTCTCACAAACCTTCAACCTCACATTCACTTTCGCTCTCACCTCCATTTACAGTTGACGGTCAAAAGTCTCGGGCACCAACAACGCTCACCCCGCTACAACCGCTTCTACCGCATTCCTCACCTGTCTCACGCAGAAGCTCAGTAAAATCTCGCAACTGGTTTTCGGCTTTTATCAGAAAAAAGCGCGCCCCTCAACTTGCccactcaactcaattcgAAACAAGCACAATCTCTCTGACTGGTATTGGATTCAAACAACGTATTCTGACTTCGGCACTACGCCAGTCTCAATACTCCAAAAACAGCTACgatcaccaccagcaaaaACCGCTAAAATGCGTTCAGTGACGCAGcctctgctgcttctcgcTGCCGCAGCTCTCTGCTCTGCTGGCCCGCTACCCAGAGACAATCTCCATGATGCTGGCTACTCATACCTCATGCGCCGAGACTGCGACTCATACTGCGGTTCCGACAACCAATACTGCTGCAGTTCTGGCGAAACATGCGAAACCTCCGACGGAGTCGCACAGTGTGTCGCGAAGGGAGGTTGGGTTGGCGACTATACCACCACCTGGACAGAGACCAAAACCTACACCAGCACACTCATGACCCGTTGGGAACCTGCGCCAGAACCCACCAAGGGCGTTGATTGTGTTCCCAAGCTCGACGAGCAGGAGCGATGCGGTGAGATCTGCTGCGCTGGCTGGCAGACTTGTGCCTTCAAGGGTCAGTGCTCAGCAAAGCCTGGTTACGATGCGCCCACCGCCGTTGTCATCACTAGTGATGGAAAGCTCACCACCCAATACTCGGCCCCCTACCGAGTCACTGGTACCACCACCATCGTCAACAGTGGCTCACCCGCCGAGACTGTGTCTGGTACCGCGACCGAGACCGACGCAGAAGCCACGGCCACTGAAACCAGTGATGAGGCTGCGGCTGGTGAGAGCGGTACTGGCGGCGGAGGTTTGAGTGCTGGTGCCATTGCCGGTATCGTCATTGGTGTCATCGCCGGTGTAGCACTACTTCTGGctctctgcttctgctgcatTGCACGCGGACTCTGGGTTGCCCTCTttggcaagaaggacaaggacaaggaaagCCGTGAGCGAGTCGACGTCTACGAGGAGCGATACTCTCGACACGGAAGCCGGCCCCCTCCTTCTGCCTCTGCCCACTCCCGTCGACCTCGACACAAGGGTTGGTTCGGTTTCGGCGGTAAAAAGGGCGGttccccttcttctgccGGCGACCGCCGTGAGAAGAAGTCCGACGGCAAGAAGTGGCTCGGTATCGCTGGTCTTGCGGCCACACTCCTGGCTCTCCTTAACCTTAAGAAGGACAAGAGGCCTGCGAGCACCAAGCCAGCGCGATCATCCCGCGGATCTTCGCGATCGCGGTACAGCGACTCCTACTACTCATACAGTGACTACACCAGTCCCAGTAAGTCCCCCATGTGACATATCCACGATTGCTTTCCCGTACTAACTGTAACAGCAGGCAGCTCAAGTTCAGGCGGACGAACAAACCGCACTCGTCGCACGGCGAGAGACAGCCGAGCAGGCAGTCGAGCAAGGTCGCACTACTCTCGTGACAGCAGGCGATGAAACACATAAATCCCCGTTTCTCGTCCATTTCATCCCATTCGTCTCACATATACACACTACACTGTACATGTATCCTCATCTGACATGAGGGATTCGAGCTCGCATGGAGTCTCTGCTCGACTTGTACTTTTTTTGATCATAAGGCTGCTGGCGTTTCTGGTTACTCACATAATGACTTTTCTCCACCTTATTTTTTACACCGTCTTATTTGACTTTCCCCTCATCCCCATCCGCACGCAACCCGCCCCGTTTTCAACCACAGACATTTTTATGTAACTCACGCATTTACGGATGGTTAATGTCGTTTTGTattgttttattttttcAAAGAGATCACGTCACGCAAGGAAAGTTTAGAAGAGAAATGACTCGTTATGAAGGTCGGGAAGGAAAATTACGGGTTTGATACAAGAAATGAATATACTCGTTACGAGGCACGTCTTAATGGAAATACGAGCCTCGATTTTTTCACATGCAGTTGTTGACCCAAAGTACCATTTGTGTGAGTGAACAGTGCCGTGCTATGATTGACCGAGGTTTGTGCTGCGTCAAGTCGTCTTATCATTGATCGGATTCATTTGTCAGACTGAGTTCACAATG
It contains:
- a CDS encoding aminomethyltransferase, which translates into the protein MKSLSLAARAGPRVLSSTTARPTSLAALRVSQQSVRCASGGSSSDLKKTPLYDFHIANGGKLVPFAGYSLPVQYSGLSLAQSHHFTREHASLFDVSHMVQHIFKGKDAAAFLEKVTPSDWTNQGNMQSKLTTFLWPNTGGIVDDSVVTRIGEDTYYVVTNGACLDKDTKYIDEQLGKFGGDVQWTRLDNSGLVALQGPQSAEVLNEVLASDVDLTKLYFGNAVWAELKLSDGSKTHPVLISRGGYTGEDGFEISFNGKDYPAFETTTPAIQSLMSKAGPERLQLAGLGARDSLRLEAGMCLYGHDLDDTTTPVEAGLSWIIPPARRESGGFHGAETIIPQLTPKSKGGSGVERRRIGLYVDGAPAREGAEIHKDGEKIGVITSGVPSPTLGKNIAMGYIKSGNQKAGTEVDVVVRGKARKGTVTKMPFIQTKYWKGTAPA